From Ruminococcus sp. HUN007, a single genomic window includes:
- the rpiB gene encoding ribose 5-phosphate isomerase B, which yields MIAIGCDHAAVELKDEIVNFLKEKNIEVTDCGIKAGEKCDYPDMAEKVCGMITSGKAEKGILVCGTGIGMSIAANKIKGIRAACCSDHFSAKYTRLHNDANVLCMGARVIGPGIALELTDLFLNTEFEGGRHQRRVDLITKLEEK from the coding sequence ATGATAGCAATAGGATGCGATCATGCTGCTGTAGAACTTAAAGATGAGATAGTGAATTTCCTTAAGGAAAAGAACATAGAAGTTACCGACTGCGGTATTAAAGCCGGCGAAAAATGTGATTATCCTGACATGGCCGAAAAGGTATGCGGAATGATCACTTCAGGCAAGGCTGAAAAGGGCATTTTAGTATGCGGCACAGGTATCGGAATGTCGATAGCTGCCAACAAAATTAAGGGTATCCGTGCAGCCTGCTGTTCAGATCATTTCTCAGCAAAGTACACAAGACTCCACAACGATGCAAACGTACTCTGCATGGGTGCGAGAGTTATCGGACCGGGCATTGCACTTGAACTTACTGATCTTTTCCTGAACACTGAATTTGAAGGCGGCCGTCACCAGAGAAGAGTCGACCTTATAACAAAACTTGAAGAAAAATAA
- the tsaE gene encoding tRNA (adenosine(37)-N6)-threonylcarbamoyltransferase complex ATPase subunit type 1 TsaE: MYKFETHSPEETIELAAKIGALLRPGDIIAFKGGLGAGKTTFTRGLAIGAGLDDEVASPTFALVNEYHGALDIYHFDMYRIEGPDDLETTGFFDYPMEDSVFVIEWSENIIDVLPENIISVEIIRTGDESREIIIEGDDRFADIRN; the protein is encoded by the coding sequence ATGTATAAGTTTGAAACTCATTCTCCGGAGGAGACAATAGAGCTTGCCGCTAAAATCGGAGCTCTTCTCCGTCCGGGAGATATAATAGCCTTTAAGGGCGGGCTCGGTGCAGGAAAGACAACATTCACAAGAGGACTTGCCATTGGCGCAGGACTTGACGATGAAGTTGCTTCACCAACCTTTGCTCTTGTAAACGAATATCACGGTGCTCTCGACATCTATCACTTTGACATGTACCGCATCGAAGGACCGGATGATCTTGAAACTACCGGATTTTTCGATTATCCGATGGAGGACAGTGTCTTCGTTATCGAGTGGTCGGAAAACATCATCGATGTGCTCCCTGAAAATATTATTTCTGTAGAGATAATACGCACCGGTGACGAGTCGCGTGAAATAATCATCGAAGGAGATGACAGGTTTGCAGATATTAGGAATTGA
- a CDS encoding formate--tetrahydrofolate ligase, which yields MLTDIEIAQGAKMKKITDIAAGIGLDTDDIEQYGQYKAKLSESVYRKYENAPDGKLILVTAINPTPAGEGKTTVSVGLAQAMAKIGKKAMLALREPSLGPVFGIKGGAAGGGYSQVVPMEDINLHFTGDMHAITAANNLICAMIDNHIHQGNELRIDCRRIIFRRCLDMNDRALRNTVVGLGGKINGFPREDGFQITVASEVMAILCLASSLDDLKTRIGNILVAYNLDGEPVYARELGVAGAATALLKDALKPNLVQTLENNPVFIHGGPFANIAHGCNSVRATKLALKLGDYCITEAGFGSDLGAEKFFDIKCRFAGIKPSCVVMVATIRALKYNGGVPKTELTAENTEALKKGIVNLRTHIENMKKFGVPVVVAINRFHTDTDAEIAVIEETCREMNVEVSLTEIFAKGGEGGKDLAEKVCSTIEKAEKNGEINFAPIYDEKLPVKEKLDIIAREIYRADGVIFTAQAEKSLKEIEKLGLTDIPVCVAKTQYSLSDDSSLLGKPENFKITVRDLKVSSGAGFIVAYTGDIMTMPGLPKQPAALKIDCDNDGNITGLF from the coding sequence ATGTTGACTGATATCGAAATCGCTCAGGGAGCAAAAATGAAAAAAATCACTGATATCGCGGCCGGAATCGGTCTTGATACTGATGATATCGAACAGTACGGGCAGTACAAGGCTAAGCTTTCAGAATCTGTTTACAGGAAGTATGAAAATGCTCCGGACGGAAAACTGATCCTTGTAACAGCGATCAATCCTACTCCGGCAGGTGAAGGAAAGACTACTGTAAGTGTCGGCCTTGCTCAGGCAATGGCGAAGATTGGAAAGAAAGCCATGCTCGCTCTCAGGGAGCCTTCTCTTGGTCCGGTGTTCGGAATAAAGGGCGGTGCTGCCGGCGGCGGATACTCACAGGTAGTTCCTATGGAGGATATCAACCTTCATTTTACAGGTGACATGCACGCCATCACTGCTGCAAACAACCTGATCTGCGCTATGATCGATAATCATATCCATCAGGGAAATGAACTGAGGATCGACTGCAGAAGAATAATTTTCAGACGCTGCCTCGATATGAACGACAGAGCCCTCAGAAACACGGTTGTCGGACTCGGCGGAAAGATCAACGGATTCCCGCGTGAAGACGGATTCCAGATAACAGTTGCTTCAGAAGTAATGGCTATTCTCTGTCTCGCTTCTTCGCTCGATGACCTTAAGACAAGAATAGGGAACATTCTCGTGGCATACAATCTGGACGGAGAACCGGTGTATGCACGTGAACTCGGTGTCGCAGGAGCGGCTACTGCACTTCTTAAAGATGCGCTCAAGCCGAATCTCGTTCAGACACTTGAAAACAATCCTGTTTTCATCCACGGAGGCCCTTTTGCCAATATAGCACACGGATGCAATTCCGTACGCGCCACAAAGCTTGCACTTAAGCTCGGTGACTACTGCATAACCGAAGCAGGATTTGGTTCCGACCTCGGTGCTGAAAAGTTCTTCGACATCAAGTGCCGCTTTGCCGGAATCAAGCCGTCATGCGTTGTAATGGTCGCAACTATCCGCGCACTCAAGTACAACGGCGGCGTACCTAAGACAGAACTTACAGCTGAAAACACTGAAGCTCTGAAAAAAGGTATCGTAAACTTAAGAACACACATTGAAAACATGAAAAAGTTCGGCGTTCCGGTCGTTGTAGCGATCAACCGTTTCCACACTGACACGGACGCTGAAATAGCAGTAATAGAAGAAACATGCCGTGAAATGAACGTAGAAGTATCTCTTACCGAGATCTTTGCAAAGGGCGGCGAAGGCGGAAAGGATCTTGCTGAAAAGGTTTGCTCCACTATCGAAAAGGCTGAAAAGAACGGTGAGATAAACTTCGCACCTATTTACGATGAAAAGCTTCCTGTAAAGGAAAAGCTTGATATAATCGCACGCGAGATATACCGTGCTGACGGTGTCATCTTTACCGCACAGGCTGAAAAATCCCTTAAGGAGATTGAAAAGCTCGGACTTACAGATATTCCGGTATGTGTTGCAAAGACACAGTATTCACTTTCCGATGATTCTTCTCTTCTCGGAAAGCCGGAAAACTTTAAGATCACAGTCCGCGACCTTAAGGTTTCATCAGGTGCCGGATTTATCGTAGCCTACACAGGTGACATCATGACTATGCCGGGACTTCCGAAACAGCCTGCAGCTCTAAAGATCGACTGCGACAACGACGGCAATATTACAGGACTTTTCTGA
- a CDS encoding NAD-dependent protein deacylase yields the protein MDEKIATLQKWIDESENTVFFGGAGVSTESGIPDFRSVDGLYSQKYDYPPEEIISHEFFYAKTEEFYRFYRDKLLAPDVKPNKAHLKLAELEAAGKLNAVITQNIDGLHQMAGSKKVFELHGAVSRNFCLECGKRFDAEYIMEHTPVPKCSCGGLIKPDVVLYNEGLDDNIVSGAIKALSEASLLIVGGTSLVVYPAAGLLRYFKGSHIVLINKSATAFDKNCDLVFNDSIGAVLDCIKA from the coding sequence ATGGATGAGAAAATAGCAACATTGCAGAAATGGATCGACGAATCAGAAAACACAGTATTTTTCGGCGGAGCGGGAGTATCAACGGAAAGCGGAATACCGGACTTCAGAAGCGTAGACGGACTGTACAGCCAGAAGTACGATTATCCGCCTGAGGAGATAATAAGCCACGAATTCTTCTACGCAAAAACCGAGGAGTTCTACAGGTTTTACCGTGACAAGCTTCTTGCGCCGGACGTAAAACCGAACAAAGCTCATCTTAAACTCGCAGAGCTTGAAGCTGCCGGAAAACTGAATGCTGTCATTACGCAGAACATCGACGGTCTTCATCAGATGGCAGGAAGCAAAAAGGTTTTCGAGCTTCACGGTGCGGTAAGCAGAAACTTCTGCCTTGAATGCGGAAAAAGATTTGACGCAGAGTACATTATGGAACACACTCCGGTACCGAAATGCAGCTGCGGCGGACTTATAAAGCCGGATGTAGTCCTCTACAACGAAGGACTTGACGACAACATTGTTAGCGGAGCGATAAAAGCGCTTTCCGAAGCGTCTCTTCTGATCGTCGGCGGCACATCACTGGTAGTCTACCCGGCCGCCGGACTCCTCAGATACTTCAAAGGCAGTCACATAGTTCTTATAAACAAATCGGCAACTGCATTCGACAAAAACTGCGATCTCGTTTTCAATGATTCTATCGGTGCAGTCCTCGACTGTATCAAAGCATGA
- the tsaB gene encoding tRNA (adenosine(37)-N6)-threonylcarbamoyltransferase complex dimerization subunit type 1 TsaB: protein MQILGIDTSGKNASVAVWNDGELRAQYFVQTRMTHSQVILLLCEKMLADLGITVKDIDRFAVAAGPGSYTGLRIGISAVKALAFGLGKKCSGISTLEAVAYNFAGAADCYVCSVMKARLDILYCAVFRIYGNEVSCVLEDTMMTKTELAGKLKDFDGKIIAAGDAASDFVSYAADERIVLAPAHLRYQLASGICMSAADKEGKDPDEIDALYMQITKAEKDLLEKN, encoded by the coding sequence TTGCAGATATTAGGAATTGACACATCAGGTAAAAACGCTTCCGTTGCCGTATGGAATGACGGTGAACTGAGGGCTCAGTACTTTGTGCAGACCAGAATGACTCACTCACAGGTCATACTTCTGCTGTGTGAAAAAATGCTTGCAGATCTCGGAATTACCGTAAAGGACATTGACCGGTTTGCAGTTGCCGCAGGACCTGGCTCCTACACGGGTCTCAGAATAGGCATTTCGGCTGTAAAGGCACTTGCCTTCGGACTCGGAAAGAAATGCAGCGGTATTTCCACGCTTGAAGCTGTCGCATATAATTTTGCAGGTGCAGCCGACTGTTATGTATGTTCAGTTATGAAAGCAAGACTCGACATACTCTACTGTGCTGTTTTCAGAATATACGGAAACGAAGTTTCCTGTGTTCTTGAAGACACCATGATGACAAAGACTGAACTTGCCGGAAAGCTTAAGGATTTTGACGGAAAGATCATCGCTGCAGGCGATGCGGCATCCGATTTTGTCTCATATGCTGCCGATGAACGAATAGTTCTCGCTCCGGCACATCTCAGATATCAGCTTGCATCAGGAATATGCATGAGTGCTGCTGACAAGGAGGGCAAAGATCCTGATGAGATCGATGCACTTTATATGCAGATAACAAAGGCTGAAAAGGATCTGCTTGAAAAAAACTGA
- the upp gene encoding uracil phosphoribosyltransferase, whose amino-acid sequence MYNNVKIIEHPLVQHKLSLLRDKTTGSKEFRELIAETATLMCYEATRDLPLKEVEISTPLATAKSKIISGRKLAFIPILRAGLGMAEGAMSLVPAAKIGHIGTFRDPKTLESVLYYSKLPEDINERDAIILDPMLATGASACVAIDELKKKDAKSIKLMCIIASPEGLEKVATLHPEVEIYCCAVDERLDEHKYIIPGLGDAGDRIFGTR is encoded by the coding sequence ATGTATAATAACGTAAAAATAATCGAACACCCGCTCGTACAGCATAAACTTTCACTTCTCAGAGACAAGACTACCGGCTCCAAGGAATTCAGGGAGCTTATAGCTGAAACTGCAACACTTATGTGCTACGAAGCTACAAGAGATCTTCCTCTTAAGGAAGTTGAGATATCAACTCCTCTTGCAACAGCAAAGTCAAAGATAATCTCAGGACGTAAACTTGCCTTTATTCCGATCCTCAGAGCAGGTCTCGGAATGGCTGAAGGTGCAATGTCACTCGTTCCTGCTGCCAAGATAGGCCACATCGGTACTTTCCGTGATCCGAAAACACTTGAGTCTGTTCTTTACTACAGCAAGCTTCCGGAAGATATCAACGAACGCGATGCGATCATTCTTGATCCGATGCTCGCAACAGGTGCGTCAGCGTGCGTAGCGATCGACGAACTCAAGAAGAAGGACGCAAAGAGCATAAAGCTCATGTGTATCATTGCTTCACCTGAAGGACTTGAAAAGGTAGCTACACTTCACCCTGAAGTTGAGATCTACTGCTGTGCAGTGGACGAGCGCCTTGATGAACACAAGTACATCATTCCTGGCCTCGGCGATGCAGGCGACCGTATTTTCGGTACAAGATGA